The DNA segment GGAGCGTTCCACCTGGGTCGGCGGCGCCGCAGATAGCGGGGCGATCGACAGCAATTGCCGGTACGCATGGATCTGCCAGACGGACACGGCCAAGGCGGCCGTCAAACCGGTCACCAGCCCGGTTGCCAGTTTACCGTACGGGTTGGCGAGAAACAATTGCCAGGCGGACTGCAAGACGGAAGCGGATGTGGACGGTGGAGCGAATGTCTGCATTGCAGCATGTTGGGCTGCGGGCGGTTTTGCCTCGAAGGCGGACTGCAATACGCGTTGCTTCAGATCGTTCGGAACCGCCGCCCGATCTGCTGCATAGGGAAGCGCGGCCAACGCCGGTTGCAGCTCGGCGATGTGCTGACGGCACGCGGGGCAATCGCGCAGATGCTCTTCAAACATCACCCGTTCCGCATCCGGCAATTCGCCGAGCAAATAGGAAAGACAATCGGAACAGAGGCGGTCTGGCTGTTGAATCATCGTCTTTCCTCCTCCCATTCTTGCAGGTGTTTCCGCAGCGTTTTCAACGCGGCGTGCAACCGGCTCTTGACCGTCCCGAGCGGCAGGCGGAGCCGCTCCGCCACTTCCGACAGCGCATACCCTTCCCAGTAGGCCAGCTGCAGGATGGCGAGCTGTTCCGGTTTCAGCCGGTGCAGGCTGGCCCGGACGGCAGCCGCCAATTCCTTCTGGGCAACAGCACCGGAAACATCGTGTGATGCATGCAGCGCGTCGTCTTGTTGGAGCGGCGGCACGACGGAAAACCGGTTTTTTCTGGCCCGTTGGCGCAGCGCGTCGATCGCCAGATTCCGTGTGACCGTCAAAAGCCAGCTGGAAAACCGTCCCCGTTCCACACTGTAGAGTTCCGGCGCTACCCAGATTTTTGTAAACGTGTCTTGCACCACTTCTTGTGCGAGCGCCGGTTCTTTCGTGATTTGCAGCGCCAACGAATAGGTCAGGGATGCGTAGCGCTCATAGAGCTCCTCCAGCGCAGTCCCGTCTTTTTGTTGCAGACGCTGCAACAGTTCCGCGTCGGTGATGGTGGACATGAAGCGAAAACTCCTTCAACAAATCCGACAATCGATTGATTGATAGGATCAAATGGGCAATAACGCAATCGCATCTTTCGCTTCCAGATTTTCAATCATTTCATACCAGGACTTCGGTTTGTTGGACAGAACCGAATCATAACGCCGTAAAAACTTCACGACAAGATCCGCTTCCAGTTGGTCGATCTGATCGTCCATCGGGAGAAAACAAAGGTCGAGTCCTGTTACCGCCTCCCCATCATTCTTCCAGGATGGGTGCACATAAGGAAAATCCAGACGCTTGAAGCCGAGGTGTGACAAGACTTCACGACGCACAAATGGATCCATCGGCTTGACCCCGCCAAATTCATGCTCCGCAACCCGATAAGGATCATAAATTTCGGCAAAAATCCCGTATAGCTGCTTTCCGTTGGCCGCAGCCAAAGCGAGCAGATCCTCCTGCCGCTTGCGGAACAGGAAACGGCCGATTCCCAATCCCGGTTTTCCAATGATCGTAAAATCGGTCATCGCAACATTCATATCTTTATAATACCGGTATTCGGTTGCTCCCACCACGTCTCCTTCATGAACGGCAGCAAACACGCGAATTCCCGGATCTTCCAGCGGCTCTTTCCAAAGCTCGAAGGCCAACACTTCTTCCGGTGGGAATACTTCCTGCATCAACCGGTGCATTTTCTTAAACAATGGGTCTTCGATACCTACAATTCTCCGATATTCCATCTACATCATACTCCTTTTTTGTGATTGTATGGGAGAAAAAGGATTTTTCCATTCCATAAGCGCGCCGTAATTACAGGATTCTTCATCCTCCAAATAGTTGGGGATCACCCGGACGGGGGTACGGCCGCAGCGAAGCAGGAAGGTGATCACAGGATCCTTCAGTTCGCCTTTCACCACAGCTTTCAGATATTGTTCTGCTGTCATCTCATTCGCTTTTTTGTGATAGCCGGGCATTCTTCCCCCGCCCAACAAGCGTTCCAACCCCTTGTGAACGACCACTTCATACATGGATAGCATCAGCCATTTTCCCAAACCCAATTTTCGATAGGCGGGGCGCACACTGATGTCGACGACGTAAAGGGTGTTTCCGTTCGGGTTATGGTTGCGGATATATCCGCCATCCGTTATTTCTTCCCATGTGTGTTCCGGATGGTTGGGATCAAAGTCCACCAGCAGACCTGTCATCGAGCCAGCTACTACACCGTTCACCTCGACGCATAAGGCTCCCTCTGGAAACAGAGTCACATGGTTTTTCAACTGCTCCGTGTTCCACCATAATTCAGGCGGAAACGGCGGAGGGAAGCTTTCCTGCTGGATACGAATCAGACTCTCAAAATCCTGTGCCTGATAATTTCGAATCACTGCCGGAACCGGGCGATCCTGATCGAATACAAACAACTCTTTCCGATACATTTCAATCCCTCCTCGCATGCAGAAGCTACCCGATTTTCATTTCCAGTCGGGATAAAGGTCTGTCCGGCGATCGCGCCAAGTCGTCACCGAACCGCTCTCACGAACTTGATACAACAGTTCCAGATCCAAATCAGCAGTCACCACCATATCGTGATTGATTTCCCCTTCCACTAAAATGCCACGGGGCGGGAAGGGAATATCATTCGGGGTGATGACGGCTGCTTGCCCGAAATTCGCCCGCATAAAATCGACAGTGGGAAGGGAGCCTACAGTACCTGTCGTCACCACGTATACCTGATTTTCCACTGCTCTCGCGTGACTGGTATACCGCACCCGGTGAAACCCGTGACGGTCATCCGTACAAGAAGGACAGAAAATGACATCCGCTCCCTTGGCCCTGACGATTCGAACGATTTCAGGGAATTCAATGTCATAACAGGTCAGCATCGCAATCGTGCCCTTCTCGGTCTCGAATACTTGAATGCTTTCGCCGGGGGTCATGTTCCACTCCTTGACCTCCGTTGGCGTGATGTGCAGCTTCGGCTGTTCGGCGACTCTGCCGTCCGGATAGAACAAATGAGCGACGTTATA comes from the Effusibacillus pohliae DSM 22757 genome and includes:
- a CDS encoding GNAT family N-acetyltransferase, with the protein product MYRKELFVFDQDRPVPAVIRNYQAQDFESLIRIQQESFPPPFPPELWWNTEQLKNHVTLFPEGALCVEVNGVVAGSMTGLLVDFDPNHPEHTWEEITDGGYIRNHNPNGNTLYVVDISVRPAYRKLGLGKWLMLSMYEVVVHKGLERLLGGGRMPGYHKKANEMTAEQYLKAVVKGELKDPVITFLLRCGRTPVRVIPNYLEDEESCNYGALMEWKNPFSPIQSQKRSMM
- a CDS encoding anti-sigma factor; translated protein: MIQQPDRLCSDCLSYLLGELPDAERVMFEEHLRDCPACRQHIAELQPALAALPYAADRAAVPNDLKQRVLQSAFEAKPPAAQHAAMQTFAPPSTSASVLQSAWQLFLANPYGKLATGLVTGLTAALAVSVWQIHAYRQLLSIAPLSAAPPTQVERSFPLYATGENSAAAGVAYLAETPNGVQLIVQVHNAPPLTGEQAYQVWLLKNGQRQNAGTFRVNEKGDGVLVYAAGNKPDFDNIGITREPDANGTSPRGPKVLGTKK
- a CDS encoding RNA polymerase sigma factor: MSTITDAELLQRLQQKDGTALEELYERYASLTYSLALQITKEPALAQEVVQDTFTKIWVAPELYSVERGRFSSWLLTVTRNLAIDALRQRARKNRFSVVPPLQQDDALHASHDVSGAVAQKELAAAVRASLHRLKPEQLAILQLAYWEGYALSEVAERLRLPLGTVKSRLHAALKTLRKHLQEWEEERR
- a CDS encoding carbon-nitrogen hydrolase family protein; translated protein: MKLRVSAVQYHLHSIQNFEEFAKQVEHYVKTAEEFAADFVLFPEFFTTQLMSIGNHQGQSLSIQDLPDFTEQYRSLFTNLAKQTNMHIIAGTHVIRKGDKLYNVAHLFYPDGRVAEQPKLHITPTEVKEWNMTPGESIQVFETEKGTIAMLTCYDIEFPEIVRIVRAKGADVIFCPSCTDDRHGFHRVRYTSHARAVENQVYVVTTGTVGSLPTVDFMRANFGQAAVITPNDIPFPPRGILVEGEINHDMVVTADLDLELLYQVRESGSVTTWRDRRTDLYPDWK